The sequence GGAAACATCTGGGACTCAATCCGCCCGCGGGGTCGCAGGACGGACTTTTTGACCAGGCGAAATAGGCGGATTTCCGCGGCTTTTATTCCATCACCCGGCCCCGATCTGCGACGAACCGTTCAAGAGGGGTTTGCGACGAGTCGTTGCGAGGCTATCGGTTGGGATAATGGTAAATGTCCCGCCTCCCTTCATTCCCGGCGCTTTTGTCGGGGCTGAGCATCATTTCCGGGCACGCGTGTACTTCGAGGACACCGACCTGTCGGGCATCGTGTATCACGCCAACTACCTGCGCTACATGGAGCGCGCGCGCTCCGACATGCTGCGCCTTGCAGACATCGACCAGCGCGCGGCGATGGAAGCGGGCGAAGGAAGCTGGGCGGTCACCGACCTCGCGATCAAATACCGCCGGCCCGCGCGGCTCGACGACGATCTGCTTGTCGTCAGCACGGTCGAGGCCGTGCGCGGCGCGAGCGTGATTATTTCGCAGCGCATCCTTCGCGGGACTGACACGTTAAGCGGCGAGACATTGACCGACGGGCAAGTGACCGCAGCCTTCCTGTCCCCCGAGGGCCGACCGCGCCGCCAGCCGGCGGGGTGGGCCGACCGATTTACCGCCATCATGAATGGAGAGACTTTCCCTTGCTAGACAATATCTCGCTGGCCGCCGACGCGGCGACCCTGTCCCCCATCGCACTGTTTATGCAGGCCGACTGGATCGTGAGAGGCGTGATGATCGGCCTGCTGCTGGCCTCCGTGTATGTCTGGGCGGTTGTCTTTACGCATGGCCGCAGCGTCAGCAAATTGATGAGCGCGTCGGAACGGTTCGAGCGCGATTTCTGGCGCGCTGACAATATCGACAAATTCTTTGACAAGAACGGTGGCGAGGAACTGCCGAGCGCAAAGGTGCTCGCTGCAGGAATCAGCGAGTGGCGCCGTTCGACCAAGGGAAAGATTGTCGATCGCGACGGGACGCGTGAGCGACTGGGTATCGCTATGAACAGCGCGGTTGCAGGCGAAGTCGACCGGCTGGCTGAAAAGATCAGCACGCTGGCCACCATCGGTTCGGTCGCGCCCTTCGTCGGTCTGTTCGGTACCGTGTGGGGCATCATGCGCGCGTTCACCGAGATTGCAGCACAAAATAAGAGCAGCCTCGATGTCGTAGCACCCGGCATCGCTGAAGCGCTGTTCGCGACCGCAATCGGCCTGTTCGCTGCCATCCCCGCTGTGATCGCGTACAACGCCTTTTCGCAGCGACTGAACCGGCTCGAATCGCGCCTCGGCCGCTTCGCCGACGGGCTCCACGCGACGTTCAGCCGTGAACTCGAGGTTGAAGCCTGATGGCGATGTCCGGCCCATCGGGCGGCATCGGCGGTCGGCGCGGCCGCGGCAACCGCCGCGCGCCGATGGCCGAAATCAACGTCACCCCGCTCGTCGACGTGATGCTCGTGCTACTGATCATCTTCATGATCACCGCGCCCCTTCTCGCCTCCGCCGTCCCGATCGATCTGCCCGAGAGTCGGGCGAAGCCCGTCGAGACCGAGGATCAGGAGCCGGTGCAGTTGTCGATCAATGGCGACGACACGCTCTACATCGGCGAAGAGGTGGTGCCAGAGGCCGAACTTCCGGCGCGCCTCGATGCAATCGCACGCGCGAACGAAGGACAGGACAAGCCCCGCCAGATCATGCTGCGCGCCGACAAGGGGCTCGATTATGGCCGCGTCATGCGCGTGATGGGTGAACTCAACCGTGCCGGTCTGACGCGCATTTCGCTGGTAACGACGGGTTCGGAGGGTGCCGCCGAAAACAAGGTGGCGACGGTCACCGACGGTTCAGAAACCCAGCCCTAGGTTAAGATGATGGCCGAAACACGGGCAGTTGGGGGGAATGAAGGACGCGGCATCGCCATCGCGGTGACGGCGCATGTCCTGATCATCGGCCTGCTTTCGGTCCAATGGACCGCGGGCGACCGCCGGTTCGACAATCCCCCGATGGAAGTCGATCTGATCGCCGAAACGGCTGTGCAATCGACCGCGCCGGTGATCAGCGAGACACCGCCCGCCGCGCGACTTGGCGAGGAAGACAATGTCGACATAGCGGCGCCCGCCCCCATGCCCGCGCCTCCCTTGCCGGAACCGGTCGTGCGCCCGACGCCTGCCCCGACGCCCAAGCAGGTTGCGAGACCAAAGGCCGCGCCGCCCAAGCAGCCTCCTGCAGTTCAAAAGGCGCAGCCCAAGGCCGCTCCCAAGGCCCCGCCCGCCAAGGACAGGCCCGCCCGCCCGACCGGCCGTCTTGACGGCATTGCTGACGGGCTCTCGAAATCGCAGCCCAAATCGCTCGCAAGCAAGGGGGCGCCTGCAGCAGCGACCGCCGCCGAGGTCCGCCGCTCGATCGACGTCAGCATCAAATCGGCGGTCGCGCCGCGCTGGAACGGTTGCCGCATTTCCGGGGTCGACGTCGACCAGCTCAAAACCGTCGTCAAATTCCGCCTGACCCAATCGGGGGCGCTCGCAGGCTTCACCTCTGTCACGACGACTGGCGAGAACGACAGCAACAAATTCCAGATCCAACGCCATCAGGAATGCGCCAAACGCGCGGTGGAACTCGCCGCACCCTTCGACCTGCCAGAAGAAAATTACAGCTTCTGGCAGAATTACACGCTCGATTTCATCAAGAGGTAAGAGAAATGCTCCTCCGTCCGATCAGCCTTTCACTCGCCCTGCTGCTCACCGCGGCTCCGGCCCTTGCGCAGACCCCGCCTGCGCCGCCTGCGGTCACGCCAACCGAACCCCGCGAGACCATCGAGGGCACGCTGTCACAGGACCGCACCGTTATCGCGGTCCCCGCGCTCGCAACCGCATCGGTGCAGACGGTGGCGGGCCTGCGCACCGACAGCCTTGGTCGCCAGATCGCCGAAGTCATCGCCGCCGACCTTGAGCGCAGCGGCCTTTACGATCCGATGGGCCCCAGCGGCATTCCCACGATCACCCGCGCCGAGGTGCAGGCGCCGCGCTTTGCCGAATGGCAGGGTCGAAACGCCGAGAATGTCGTCCACGGCTTCGTCGATGCCAGCGGCACCGGCGGCCTCGTCGTCGGTTGCTATCTCTATGACACCGCGCTCGGCAGCGAGCTGGTCCGCAAGGGTTTCGAGATTCAGCCCGGCGACTGGCGCCGCGCCGCGCATAAATGCGCCGACGCCATCTATTCGCGCCTGTCGGGCGAAGCGCCCTTCTTCGACAGCCGCGTCGCCTATATCGCCGAGAGCGGCCCCAAGGGGAACCGCATCAAACGCCTCGCGATCATGGACAGCGACGGCGGCAATCACCGCTTCATCACCAATGGTCAGGCGCTCGCAATCAGCCCGCGTTTCTCGCCCGATTACAAGAAGATCGTCTACGTCTCCTATCTGAACAACCGCGTCCGCGTCTTCATCTATGACGTCGCGGCGGGGTCGCAGAAGCTGGTGACCGAAAGCAGCAACGCGACCTTCGCGCCGCGCTGGTCGCCCGACGGCACGCAGATCCTCTATTCGATGGCCGTGAACGGCAACACCGACATCTATCGCATATCCGCCAATGGCGGCACGCCCGTTCGGCTGACGAACACCCCCGGCATCGATGTCGGCGGCAGCTTTTCGCCCGATGGCAAGAAGATCGTGTTCGAAAGCGACCGTTCGGGCGGGCAGCAAATCTATACGATGAACATCGACGGATCGAACCAGCAGCGGATCAGCTTTGGCGGCGGGCGCGCCGCAACCCCCGAATGGTCGCCGCGCGGCGACCTGATCGCCTTCACCCGCATGGGCGGCGGCGAGTTCCGCGTCGGGGTGATGACCCCGTCGGGCGGCGGCGTGCGGCTGCTGACGAACAGTTGGCAGGACGAGGCGCCGACCTGGTCGCCGAACGGCCGCGTCATCCAGTTCTTCCGCACCACGCCCGGTCGCGAAGGCAAGTCGAGCCTGTGGCAAGTCGACCTGACCGGGGTGAACATGCGCCGTCTGCCGACTCCGCAAGATGGATCCGATCCCAGCTGGGGCCCGGTACTTCCCTGAAGAAAACCGGAACCAAAGAGGCGCGATGGGGTTCAAATATCGCGTCCTGAACGGGCCAATGCGGCCACATGAATGATTTTCAACAACAAGAGGACAGAGACATGACGATACGGAAAAGCACCGCAATGATTGCGGCGATCACCATGCTTGCTGTTGGCGCCTGCGCGAAGAAGGCCCCTGACACACTTCCCCCCGCCCCCGAAGGCACCGGCGACACCGGCGCTGGTACCGGCACCGGCGTGATCCCCGGATCGCAGGAAGATTTCCTCGCCAGCGTCGGCGCCATGGGTGACCGCGTTTTCTTCGACTATGACCAGTATAATGTCGATGCGCAGGATCAGGCGACGTTGCAGACGCAGTCGCAGTGGCTGCAGCGCAACCCCGCGGTTCGCGTCACGCTCGAAGGCCATGCCGACGAACGCGGCACCCGCGATTACAACATCGCCCTTGGCGAGCGCCGGGCCAACGCCGCGAAAAACTATCTCGCGTCGCTCGGCGTCGACCCGTCGCGCATTCAGGTCATCAGCTATGGCAAGGAACGTCCGGCCGAAATCGGCTCGACCGAAGAAGCCTATGCCAAGAACCGCCGCGCGGTGACCGTCGTCATCAACCGCTAAGCAGCGGCCAAAGAGGCACCGCGGCAAAAGCGGCGGTGCAGGCAAATACACCGAAGGGGACCCGTCGCTCGCCGAGCGGCTGGTCCCTTTTTCGTTGGCTAATCAACGCCCAGACGATCCCGCCGAGGCTGGCGAGCACAAGCATCAGCGGCAGCGCCTGCCATCCGAGCCAGGCACCGATGGCCGCGACCAGCTTGGGATCGCCGCCGCCCATCGCGTCCTTCAGCCTTATACGCCGGTAGAATTCGGCGATGGCGGCGAGCGTCAGGCCACAGACGACCGCGCCGACCCAGCGGTCGATCAGCGACGTTTCCAGCATCGGCCCCGCTATCAGCAAACCGACGATCCCGAGCAGCAGGTTGAGGCGGTCGGGCAGCCAGAAATGGCGTGCATCGAGTAGAGCGAGCGGCAGCAACAACCAGCCGAACAAGGCCCAGAGCCAACCCGGCGTTCCCGGTGAAAGCGTAAGCGCCACCACACCGATCAGCGCGGAGCCCAGTTCGACGCGCCAGTGAAACGGATCGATCGCCGCATTGCAGGTTCGGCAGCGCCCGCGCGACGCGAGCGTCGAAATCAGCGGGACGAGATCGAACGCGCCCAGCGACCGACCGCAGCCGTCGCATTGCGAACGCCCGAGTACCGAACGTCCTGCGGGCCAGCGCAGCACCAGCGTGGCGATAAAGCTACCAACAACCAGCCCGATCAGCGCAGCGAAGGCGACGCCCATGCCGAAGGGCAAGGCATCGAGGATCGTCACGTCAAAAGCGGCCCGAGGTCGCCAGCACGAAACCGGTGGGCCCGGCCTTGAATCCCAGCATCGCAAGCGCGCCGGCCATCGCCGGATCGCGATCGACATTGATCGCGAATTGCGCGCGATACGCGCCGCTGCCGTCGAACGACAAAGTCAGCCGCTCCATGCCCGACTGGCTGGCAAGCGCCGCCTGCGCGCGCCCGTTCACACACGCCAGCGGGCCCGACAGGCCGCGCGAGAGATCGAGACCCGCGATCGGCGCGGAAACCATCAGCTGGATGCGGCCACTTGTCGCCGCGCATTTGCCCGCGTCGTCGAAGCGTATCGTCGCGCCTTCGAACCGGATAGCATCGACCGGGATCATGCCGAGCCCGCCCGATATCGATGTCGTGCCGCTAATATCGGAGGCGCCTCGCGGGTTATTTCCATGCAGTCGGCCAGAGAGCGCGCCAAGCCGCTCGTCGGTGCGCGAGAAAGCGAGTTCGGTATTCCCACCGAGCAGCGCAAGTGGCGACAGGCTGGCACGCACCGTGCCCAGCGGCAAAACGCCAAGCCGCGCGTCGACAAGCTCACCCGACCAGACCGACCCGCGAACCTCGCGCGCCGTGACGCCGGCATCGGTGGCGCCGGACCAACTGAGCGCAAGCCGCATCGGAAAGGTCGCGATGAGCAGAATCAGCGCGAGCAAAACCGCGACAATACTCCAGCGTCGTCGCATGCTCATTGACCGCCCTTCCGAAGCTCGGCGGTCAGACCGACGGTGCCGTCGGCGGCGGGGGTGATCGTCAGTTGATCGACCACAAAACCCTGACCCTCGAGCGAGGCGAGCCAGTCGGTTAGTATTGGCGCCTTGGCCTTTGCTATGGCGATTGTCGCCTGATGGGCGCCGCGCGCCTCGTTGCGGTCAAGGGTCAGCCCGATCTCGCCCGCCGATTGCGCGAGATATTGATCGATCGCGACCGCATCGACCGCCGCCGCGACCGATTTGGCCGGCCGCTGTGCGAGCAATTGCACTTTCGAAGACACGCGCCCTTCGCGTTCTATCGCGGCGCGGTGCTGACTCTCGAGATCGATGAAAGCTGCGATCACCGGACGGCCAAGCCCCCAGAGGACGACGCCCAGTGCCAGCACGCCCGCGATACCGACGAGCCAGCGCTCGCGCGTCGAGAGGGCAATCCACCAGTTTTGCAATCGCTCGGTCATGGCACCGCCCGGATCGTGATATTCGCCATCTGCTGGCCGTCGCTACCCGCCATCGGCTGGGCGGTGATGCGGTAGCCGCGTGCCTGCAAGGCGAGCAGCACCTGATTGATATCCTCGACACGCGGCGCGGCCAGCGTCGTCGTCAGCGTTCCGTCGGTGCGATGCGATAGCGTCTTGAGCGACACGCCGGGCGCGTCACCCATCGCGTCGTACAGCGCCGAAGCCGGAACCGAAAAGGCGAGCGGCCCACCACCGGCAGCAGCCAACCGCCGGTCGAGTTCGGCTTCGGCCGCGGTCGCATCGGGCGCGGTCACCCCGGCCTTCTTTGCCATCGCGACAACCGCATCGTCGGCTCGGCCGGTGTCGGACGACAGGCGCAGCGCATAGATGGTCGGGATGAGCAGGCTGACCACAGCAAGCGCGATGGCAAGGCGCTTTGCAAGCCGCAGCATCGCGGAATCGATCGACCAGCTACGCTTCGGCTTCCATCCGCCGCTGAGCAGATCGATCGGCGGAGCGGAAAGCGTCAGCAGCAACGCCTCGCGCATCCGGCCCGTATCGAGTGGCGCAATGGCATGTCCGCCCGCGACCAGCGGATCGAGTTCGGGATCGGACACCCACGCGCGGTCGGCGCTGCGGACAATCCGCTCGCCGCCGACCTCGGCCGTCCACAGCGTGTCGGGTTCGGGCGGCGGCACCGCAGCGGCAGAGGGAATGATCGCGGCGGGCGAAAGGCCCCGCGCCATCAGCCAGCCGGTCCATGCGGTCATCGCGGCGTGCGTCGTTACCGCGACCACGACCGCCTGCCCATCGCCCGCCGGCTGTCCTGCCACGACATGCAGCGCCGCTGCATCGCCGAGGCTGTTCCTGAGCGCATCGATGCGCGCCGCAGCCGCGGCCTGTGCGGGCGCGGCGTCGGGATAATGGAGCCAGCGCAGCGGCACATCGGCCGCAGGCGCCAGCGCGACGAGGCGGTCGTCCGCGCCATCGTCGCG is a genomic window of Sphingopyxis sp. YR583 containing:
- the gspM gene encoding type II secretion system protein GspM; this translates as MTERLQNWWIALSTRERWLVGIAGVLALGVVLWGLGRPVIAAFIDLESQHRAAIEREGRVSSKVQLLAQRPAKSVAAAVDAVAIDQYLAQSAGEIGLTLDRNEARGAHQATIAIAKAKAPILTDWLASLEGQGFVVDQLTITPAADGTVGLTAELRKGGQ
- the tolR gene encoding protein TolR, producing MAMSGPSGGIGGRRGRGNRRAPMAEINVTPLVDVMLVLLIIFMITAPLLASAVPIDLPESRAKPVETEDQEPVQLSINGDDTLYIGEEVVPEAELPARLDAIARANEGQDKPRQIMLRADKGLDYGRVMRVMGELNRAGLTRISLVTTGSEGAAENKVATVTDGSETQP
- the gspL gene encoding type II secretion system protein GspL, whose product is MSSTLVLWLPSLAALGQDDAIQPAWLRVDDGVIVDSGQDDGWVGAWEGPRDDGADDRLVALAPAADVPLRWLHYPDAAPAQAAAAARIDALRNSLGDAAALHVVAGQPAGDGQAVVVAVTTHAAMTAWTGWLMARGLSPAAIIPSAAAVPPPEPDTLWTAEVGGERIVRSADRAWVSDPELDPLVAGGHAIAPLDTGRMREALLLTLSAPPIDLLSGGWKPKRSWSIDSAMLRLAKRLAIALAVVSLLIPTIYALRLSSDTGRADDAVVAMAKKAGVTAPDATAAEAELDRRLAAAGGGPLAFSVPASALYDAMGDAPGVSLKTLSHRTDGTLTTTLAAPRVEDINQVLLALQARGYRITAQPMAGSDGQQMANITIRAVP
- the tolQ gene encoding protein TolQ is translated as MLDNISLAADAATLSPIALFMQADWIVRGVMIGLLLASVYVWAVVFTHGRSVSKLMSASERFERDFWRADNIDKFFDKNGGEELPSAKVLAAGISEWRRSTKGKIVDRDGTRERLGIAMNSAVAGEVDRLAEKISTLATIGSVAPFVGLFGTVWGIMRAFTEIAAQNKSSLDVVAPGIAEALFATAIGLFAAIPAVIAYNAFSQRLNRLESRLGRFADGLHATFSRELEVEA
- a CDS encoding type II secretion system protein N encodes the protein MSMRRRWSIVAVLLALILLIATFPMRLALSWSGATDAGVTAREVRGSVWSGELVDARLGVLPLGTVRASLSPLALLGGNTELAFSRTDERLGALSGRLHGNNPRGASDISGTTSISGGLGMIPVDAIRFEGATIRFDDAGKCAATSGRIQLMVSAPIAGLDLSRGLSGPLACVNGRAQAALASQSGMERLTLSFDGSGAYRAQFAINVDRDPAMAGALAMLGFKAGPTGFVLATSGRF
- a CDS encoding prepilin peptidase, with translation MGVAFAALIGLVVGSFIATLVLRWPAGRSVLGRSQCDGCGRSLGAFDLVPLISTLASRGRCRTCNAAIDPFHWRVELGSALIGVVALTLSPGTPGWLWALFGWLLLPLALLDARHFWLPDRLNLLLGIVGLLIAGPMLETSLIDRWVGAVVCGLTLAAIAEFYRRIRLKDAMGGGDPKLVAAIGAWLGWQALPLMLVLASLGGIVWALISQRKRDQPLGERRVPFGVFACTAAFAAVPLWPLLSG
- a CDS encoding YbgC/FadM family acyl-CoA thioesterase, producing MVNVPPPFIPGAFVGAEHHFRARVYFEDTDLSGIVYHANYLRYMERARSDMLRLADIDQRAAMEAGEGSWAVTDLAIKYRRPARLDDDLLVVSTVEAVRGASVIISQRILRGTDTLSGETLTDGQVTAAFLSPEGRPRRQPAGWADRFTAIMNGETFPC
- the tolB gene encoding Tol-Pal system beta propeller repeat protein TolB — its product is MLLRPISLSLALLLTAAPALAQTPPAPPAVTPTEPRETIEGTLSQDRTVIAVPALATASVQTVAGLRTDSLGRQIAEVIAADLERSGLYDPMGPSGIPTITRAEVQAPRFAEWQGRNAENVVHGFVDASGTGGLVVGCYLYDTALGSELVRKGFEIQPGDWRRAAHKCADAIYSRLSGEAPFFDSRVAYIAESGPKGNRIKRLAIMDSDGGNHRFITNGQALAISPRFSPDYKKIVYVSYLNNRVRVFIYDVAAGSQKLVTESSNATFAPRWSPDGTQILYSMAVNGNTDIYRISANGGTPVRLTNTPGIDVGGSFSPDGKKIVFESDRSGGQQIYTMNIDGSNQQRISFGGGRAATPEWSPRGDLIAFTRMGGGEFRVGVMTPSGGGVRLLTNSWQDEAPTWSPNGRVIQFFRTTPGREGKSSLWQVDLTGVNMRRLPTPQDGSDPSWGPVLP
- the pal gene encoding peptidoglycan-associated lipoprotein Pal; amino-acid sequence: MTIRKSTAMIAAITMLAVGACAKKAPDTLPPAPEGTGDTGAGTGTGVIPGSQEDFLASVGAMGDRVFFDYDQYNVDAQDQATLQTQSQWLQRNPAVRVTLEGHADERGTRDYNIALGERRANAAKNYLASLGVDPSRIQVISYGKERPAEIGSTEEAYAKNRRAVTVVINR